The following are encoded together in the Nodosilinea sp. PGN35 genome:
- a CDS encoding DUF2283 domain-containing protein — protein MDTLKIYYDEVGKTLTVWFSDPAEEFIAEETGEEVLLIKNQAGTVIGFERLNYELAAGSSPVVELISA, from the coding sequence ATGGACACCCTGAAAATTTACTATGACGAGGTTGGTAAAACGCTGACGGTCTGGTTTAGTGACCCCGCCGAGGAATTTATCGCTGAGGAAACGGGTGAAGAGGTGTTGCTGATTAAAAACCAGGCAGGCACGGTGATTGGGTTTGAGCGTTTAAACTATGAGCTAGCAGCGGGTAGTAGCCCCGTTGTTGAACTCATCAGCGCTTAG
- a CDS encoding helix-turn-helix transcriptional regulator, which translates to MGRANEALRQVLETYGISQNKLAVALGIDRSAVFKWVHDQREPSSETIVQITQVLKTLNPLAAKEFVRLYLGTIVED; encoded by the coding sequence ATGGGAAGGGCAAATGAAGCACTTAGACAGGTTTTAGAGACCTACGGCATTAGCCAAAACAAGCTAGCGGTTGCCTTGGGGATTGACCGCTCTGCGGTATTCAAGTGGGTGCATGACCAGCGGGAGCCATCCTCGGAGACGATTGTGCAGATTACCCAGGTGCTTAAAACCCTGAACCCCTTGGCGGCCAAGGAGTTTGTGCGGCTTTACCTGGGAACTATTGTTGAGGATTAG
- a CDS encoding HEAT repeat domain-containing protein — translation MPPLIDLLNDDNLSLTARGLTARLLAQIGSIEAVNALLAAAQNSDLQPSIQQAFRVLNSAKPEAVPTLVEALYAEPSTTATTAAIALGQLGSEPAILALLAALSSESHQTAAFAGLGATNPNSRVALTTLVTALDSDSELVQVGAAYGLAAMGAGAEAAVPALVNRLEQGRPWEPAIVIHDLENPDGFFLEAHPNSSARVMMVYALGEINPGNTRSLTALLQILLIRNWERQELDENVKDAAIEALKKLTSEDLPALLNTEIFSYPEIVELIDQIVDFDLDLELVNLLRNPNQSLEHRVVAVRVLGDYKPGSEAAFTALLNLVQDSDAPLRLRWEAALALGYIGDPRAIPSLRSLLVEMNYAERLRRYYDSFLGFEPAQPEDELAAYFFSALGQLEFEKTYQLSACIDSWQGYNSVCTIDKSQASLENDPLVWFAFRHPEMFKDIVGLGYQISAAGVGQVAANVSNYQASSTPVICRSRLVSRWLWRCR, via the coding sequence GTGCCCCCTCTAATTGACCTCCTAAATGATGACAACCTCAGCCTGACAGCCCGAGGGTTGACGGCCCGACTACTGGCTCAGATCGGTTCGATCGAGGCCGTGAATGCTCTGCTGGCGGCGGCCCAAAATAGTGATCTGCAGCCATCCATTCAGCAAGCCTTTAGAGTGCTAAATTCCGCAAAACCAGAGGCGGTGCCTACCTTGGTAGAGGCTCTGTATGCTGAGCCCTCAACCACCGCCACTACCGCTGCGATCGCCCTGGGGCAGCTCGGTTCAGAACCGGCCATTCTGGCTCTTTTAGCAGCGCTGTCTAGCGAATCGCATCAAACAGCTGCCTTTGCCGGTCTGGGGGCAACCAACCCCAACTCAAGGGTGGCCTTAACTACCCTAGTGACGGCTCTCGACTCAGATAGTGAACTCGTTCAGGTCGGCGCTGCCTACGGGCTGGCGGCCATGGGCGCTGGAGCCGAAGCTGCCGTTCCAGCATTGGTCAATCGGCTTGAGCAGGGCCGCCCTTGGGAGCCAGCCATTGTAATTCATGATCTAGAAAATCCAGATGGATTTTTTCTGGAAGCGCATCCAAACAGCAGCGCCAGAGTCATGATGGTCTACGCGCTGGGGGAAATTAATCCAGGCAATACGCGATCGCTAACGGCTCTTCTCCAGATCCTTCTGATCAGGAATTGGGAGCGTCAGGAGTTGGATGAAAATGTCAAAGATGCCGCGATCGAAGCCCTCAAAAAACTCACTTCAGAAGACTTGCCAGCTCTGTTGAATACTGAAATATTTTCTTATCCTGAAATTGTTGAGCTGATCGATCAGATTGTGGATTTTGATCTCGATCTTGAGCTGGTCAACCTGTTGCGTAACCCGAATCAGTCTTTAGAACATCGCGTTGTAGCTGTCCGAGTTTTAGGTGACTATAAACCCGGTTCCGAGGCCGCTTTTACCGCACTGCTCAACCTGGTTCAAGATTCTGACGCGCCCCTCAGACTGCGCTGGGAAGCAGCCTTGGCCCTCGGATACATAGGTGATCCGAGGGCTATTCCCAGCCTGCGAAGCCTTCTGGTAGAGATGAACTATGCCGAGCGGCTGAGAAGGTATTACGATAGTTTTTTGGGCTTTGAGCCTGCTCAGCCTGAGGATGAATTGGCCGCCTATTTCTTCTCAGCTCTAGGTCAGCTTGAGTTTGAAAAAACCTATCAGCTATCTGCCTGCATAGACTCCTGGCAAGGCTACAATTCTGTCTGCACTATTGATAAAAGTCAGGCAAGCTTAGAAAATGATCCGCTAGTTTGGTTTGCCTTTCGTCACCCTGAAATGTTCAAAGATATCGTTGGTCTAGGTTATCAAATCTCAGCTGCTGGCGTTGGTCAGGTAGCTGCCAACGTTAGCAATTACCAAGCCTCAAGCACCCCTGTTATTTGCCGATCGCGCTTAGTCAGTCGGTGGCTATGGCGATGTCGATAA